One window of Vitis riparia cultivar Riparia Gloire de Montpellier isolate 1030 chromosome 5, EGFV_Vit.rip_1.0, whole genome shotgun sequence genomic DNA carries:
- the LOC117915376 gene encoding uncharacterized protein LOC117915376 has product MGAREQGLHQDDADEDDENVKQLQQCSSLYLLLQDCLVKTDRNWRSCQKEVQALKACNDRRKKDKST; this is encoded by the exons ATGGGGGCAAGAGAACAGGGACTGCATCAGGACGATGCAGATGAAGATGATGAGAATGTGAAGCAGCTTCAACAATGCTCTTCTCTCTACTTGTTATTGCAG GATTGTCTTGTTAAAACCGACAGAAATTGGAGATCTTGCCAGAAGG AAGTTCAAGCTCTGAAGGCATGCAATGACAGGAGGAAGAAAGACAAAAGCACATGA